Proteins encoded within one genomic window of Pelotomaculum isophthalicicum JI:
- a CDS encoding DEAD/DEAH box helicase produces the protein MATFSDFGLTGPVMRSINNMGFEEATPIQEKAIPMGLNGKDLIGQAHTGTGKTAAFGIPMIEFFDVEREPIQGIVITPTRELAIQVAEELNKIGQVKGIRTLPIYGGQDITRQVRALKNRPHIIVGTPGRLMDHMRRKTIRLNQVRTVVLDEADEMLNMGFIEDIETILAEVPEERQTLLFSATMPGPIQALARRFMRSPEVIRTEGRQVTVPNTEQSYIEVEERQKFDVFCRLMDIQSPDRSIVFGRTKRRVDEISEALIKRGYSAEALHGDLAQSKRDFVMRRFREGTVEVLVATDVAARGLDISDVTHIYNFDIPQDPEGYVHRIGRTGRAGKAGKAITFVTPREIHHLKIIEKMTGGKITRKPIPTIKEAIEWQQRQAIDRLLLAVENGDTGNYKGLAEGLLKENDAVTLLAAALKALTKESDRTPVILTEERPLRVRQNKNKIASQRERGYFRGGSGKKSADRTGGFKGKNRFGNRTY, from the coding sequence TTGGCAACATTTAGTGATTTTGGTTTGACCGGGCCGGTGATGCGGTCTATTAATAATATGGGTTTCGAAGAAGCGACACCCATACAAGAGAAGGCTATTCCTATGGGGTTAAATGGGAAGGACCTGATTGGTCAAGCCCACACCGGGACAGGTAAAACAGCAGCTTTTGGTATCCCTATGATTGAGTTCTTCGATGTTGAACGGGAACCGATCCAGGGGATTGTCATAACCCCTACCCGTGAATTGGCCATACAAGTGGCCGAGGAATTGAACAAAATCGGGCAGGTGAAGGGTATCCGTACGCTGCCGATTTACGGCGGTCAGGATATTACCCGTCAAGTTAGGGCACTTAAGAACAGACCGCATATTATCGTGGGAACGCCTGGCCGTCTCATGGACCACATGCGTCGAAAAACAATCCGCCTTAACCAGGTCAGGACAGTAGTGTTGGATGAAGCTGACGAAATGCTGAATATGGGTTTTATTGAGGATATTGAAACCATCCTTGCGGAAGTTCCCGAGGAGCGCCAGACCTTGCTTTTTTCCGCGACAATGCCCGGTCCGATCCAAGCCTTGGCCCGGCGGTTCATGAGGAGCCCGGAAGTGATCAGGACTGAAGGCAGGCAGGTTACTGTCCCAAACACTGAACAAAGCTATATTGAAGTCGAAGAGAGACAAAAATTCGATGTTTTCTGCCGATTGATGGACATCCAGTCGCCGGACCGTTCCATTGTCTTTGGCCGGACCAAGCGCAGGGTAGACGAGATTTCTGAGGCATTGATTAAACGCGGCTATTCGGCCGAAGCTCTCCACGGAGATCTTGCCCAGTCCAAACGGGATTTTGTGATGCGGCGGTTCAGGGAAGGTACTGTTGAAGTGCTTGTGGCCACAGATGTTGCCGCCAGGGGCTTGGATATCAGCGATGTGACCCATATATATAACTTCGACATCCCCCAGGACCCGGAAGGTTATGTCCACCGTATCGGCCGTACCGGCCGTGCCGGTAAAGCAGGCAAGGCAATTACTTTTGTCACGCCGAGGGAGATTCATCACTTAAAAATTATTGAAAAAATGACCGGAGGGAAAATAACTCGGAAACCCATACCAACAATAAAAGAGGCGATTGAATGGCAACAACGCCAGGCAATTGATAGGCTCCTGCTTGCCGTGGAAAATGGGGATACTGGAAATTACAAGGGGTTGGCAGAGGGTTTGCTGAAAGAAAATGATGCAGTTACTCTTCTTGCAGCAGCGTTAAAGGCGCTCACGAAAGAATCCGACCGGACCCCTGTTATACTGACCGAGGAAAGACCGCTCAGAGTAAGACAAAATAAAAACAAGATTGCAAGTCAAAGAGAGAGAGGATACTTTAGAGGTGGAAGTGGCAAAAAAAGCGCCGATAGGACTGGCGGGTTCAAGGGGAAAAACCGGTTTGGAAACCGTACTTACTAA
- a CDS encoding tetratricopeptide repeat protein encodes MRKKEFYFVLLLFTIIITANWLVRKDARLIAISILFVILYVLFYGTEIVTAYYLYLADRSFKKCDDSKAVNYYWKVHQIAPGKITRTASLAIIKNIEGKWDEAEKLYREVLRLRPNDIRLQYNLAVTLINKGCYDEARTILILLTHLYPRLYYHHATLGEVLMRQGRYEEAYRHLSMALRINSSETNIRNKLEAVVSKLKDER; translated from the coding sequence TTGCGAAAAAAAGAATTTTACTTTGTTTTGCTCCTTTTTACGATTATTATTACGGCTAACTGGCTGGTAAGAAAGGACGCTCGTTTGATAGCAATAAGCATCCTTTTTGTTATATTGTACGTGTTGTTTTACGGCACTGAAATTGTAACGGCATATTACCTCTACCTCGCCGACCGCTCATTTAAAAAATGCGATGATTCAAAAGCTGTAAATTATTATTGGAAAGTCCACCAGATTGCCCCAGGAAAAATCACCAGAACAGCATCACTTGCCATCATTAAAAATATCGAGGGGAAATGGGACGAGGCTGAAAAATTATACCGGGAAGTTTTGCGTTTGCGCCCCAACGACATCCGACTGCAATACAACCTGGCTGTCACACTTATAAATAAAGGCTGTTACGATGAGGCTCGTACAATCCTGATACTGCTCACGCACCTTTACCCGCGTCTGTACTATCACCACGCGACCCTCGGCGAGGTCTTAATGCGCCAGGGCCGGTATGAGGAAGCATACCGCCATTTATCCATGGCATTGCGCATAAATTCTAGTGAAACTAACATTAGAAACAAACTGGAGGCAGTAGTCAGCAAACTTAAAGATGAGAGATGA
- a CDS encoding helix-turn-helix domain-containing protein yields MPVFLNEENPVITIGLAMTAANLLLGLAGFTHFLSYPFIKIVASFTGLAPLLGALNISNKHLTSNLTNEEPGRINKTGIILSVIAFSAAAYFSGGLWFRVIMPLFYSRWPEVIGLDSFIYAVFYFALALYARKFSYIWLGPVALSLLGLGLATVIIGLDRPVETIITLLLLIAGLCATDLYYWLTLRGLTKMLNCRKVFGLGLGVSLFFITAPGIALDVQLLPSPLSSSTTAVFGACLLFIINPLIIWFLRPLQQYEQDKNVSLNNFDEKNRGGNDVKAGDDKLDREIPAFWYDLTNTEKKVYELIYNGCTDSEISEKLVISRHTVKFHVRNILRKSGTSNRKELLQIVKASK; encoded by the coding sequence GTGCCGGTTTTTTTAAATGAAGAAAACCCGGTAATAACAATCGGTTTGGCCATGACGGCAGCTAATCTACTGCTGGGGTTGGCTGGTTTTACACATTTTTTATCTTACCCATTTATTAAGATCGTTGCTTCTTTTACCGGACTGGCGCCGCTATTAGGCGCACTCAATATTAGTAATAAACATCTCACAAGTAACTTAACTAATGAAGAACCTGGAAGAATAAATAAAACTGGTATCATTCTCAGCGTCATTGCTTTTTCAGCGGCCGCTTACTTTTCCGGGGGACTTTGGTTCAGGGTGATTATGCCCCTTTTTTACTCACGGTGGCCGGAAGTTATTGGTCTTGATTCTTTTATATATGCGGTCTTCTATTTTGCGCTTGCTTTATACGCCAGAAAATTCTCCTATATATGGCTGGGTCCTGTAGCGTTAAGTTTATTAGGTCTTGGTCTTGCAACTGTTATAATTGGCCTCGACCGTCCCGTGGAAACTATTATCACACTGCTGTTGCTAATTGCCGGGCTTTGCGCTACGGATCTCTATTACTGGCTTACACTGCGCGGATTGACAAAAATGCTGAATTGCCGGAAGGTTTTCGGGCTAGGACTTGGCGTGTCTTTGTTTTTTATAACAGCGCCGGGTATAGCATTAGACGTGCAATTACTGCCCAGTCCCTTGTCAAGTTCCACTACCGCGGTATTTGGCGCTTGTCTTTTATTCATCATTAATCCCCTAATAATCTGGTTCCTCCGGCCTTTACAACAATATGAACAGGATAAGAATGTTTCCCTTAATAATTTTGATGAAAAAAATCGCGGCGGCAATGATGTGAAAGCCGGTGACGATAAATTGGACCGGGAAATTCCGGCTTTTTGGTATGACCTTACAAATACTGAAAAAAAGGTTTATGAACTGATATACAATGGATGTACGGACAGCGAGATTTCTGAAAAGCTAGTTATTTCCCGTCATACTGTTAAATTTCACGTGCGGAATATTTTACGAAAATCCGGGACATCCAATCGTAAGGAATTGCTGCAAATAGTTAAAGCTTCTAAATAA